TTGGTTTGTTTAGgtagccatcttggatcacatgcCCAAGACGAAATCTTGCTATACTTAGTTCAGACTCTACTACGGCAGCCTGCAAGGCACATATACATGTAAGGTATCTGGAACCAAGTGGACAAACAATGTACAAATAATGTACAATGTATTGAGTAATACGAACactaatgaattcaagaaagaaggcGTCGCAAAGTTTGAAGATGGCGTCCGTGTTGTCGATCTCACCAGGATCCATGGGAGGCCCTTATAAATAATGAGTACAATCCTGCAGAATAACGACCTAATCAAGTGAGGTAATGTTGCCAAAAGGAGTAAcagtgttaacaaaacagagaccacaaaccaccaaagatgttgagaagttgttgctGGTGTGGTTCAACGGCTTGCGGGAACTAGCAGGAGACACTGTTTCAGAGGCGAGGTTgcgaaaatgtaaaaacaaaaagaacaggCATACACAGCATCGTTAAGCATGGCGAGTTTGCAAATGCAGACAAACGTGCCTCCAAACTCCTCCATCCCTCCCCTCCAGCCCTCCCTTTGTGGTTGTTGTTTGCCAAGGATGTCCACGacaggtaaaatgatgttaaatgttcatttctccatttgatgtcatgtttgtggcattattttttccatccatccatgttctgtgccgcttatcctgcatagtttttttttttaatgtaaaaatgtgcatgttaaaaagttaTTAACAGACTTCTCTGCATAGATTGTTTGTGCCACATGAGTGCAGGaacagtttgaaaaaaatcataatctcctctccctccctctttgcaaaactagataaaagtgatgttaaatgttgtcCATTTATTTGGCATTTGTAATAACTTTTTGCagcattgcatttttttgcatgttaaactgtaattattgtctataaaatgtattctgtGTTCAAATTTGTGGGTGTTTGgagcggattaattggatttacattattttctatgggaaaacttgccttggttagaaTCTGCTTTGGTTGGACCTTCTGGtatggattaatgacactaaccaaggcaccactgtacagtattcAGTCTTCTCACAGTATTGAATTTCATCTCAACAGTGTTCATCATCTGCATACTGTCTTGTCATCATTTGAGGAAGCTGTTTCCCACTAACCAATAACTTGTGAATATAAACCACAATGACATGGACTGTAAAAAGGCTCAGACAGAAAAGTTGCTTAGCTCTCGCAAATAGTTATGTATTGGATATTCGAactctaaataataataatattattattgtaaatattctgtactgtataaatgcacgtacgtaaaaataaaatttgtgtGTGTCGAGGCGTGATTATGTCAGAAAAAAAGACTGGCGAGGTAAAGGATGATTTTAAGGCTCTCACCACAAGATGTCAGTATAACATTCACTTCcatcaaactaaaaaaaaacaacctgggATTAAATACCTGACACAAATTTCCTCAAAATGTTGGTTTTGAAGGATGAAATTATGCATACACCCGAGGTAATGCTGAAAGCTACGGAGTTAGATTTGGAAAAGCCACGCAATGAAAAAGCAGTGAAGGAAGGTGAAGTCGTAAGATGCAATCTTCTTTTTTTACCACTCGATGTCGCTGAAATCCACACTCACAGGCACGTCTTTGTCTTCATAGTTAAATCCGGTATAAACGTCTCCAAATAGGTCAGGATACGTAGTTGTACTTTTATTGTTGCCCTGAGTCCGTCAATATCTTTCAGAGTTTAAACGACTAGTGAGTGATTTTTGATTATGTTTATCAAGCCAAATCACTCGTTTCCGGGTCGAGTGCCTTAGAGTTGATAGTCAATGACGTAAAAGGGCGCTTTAAGGACGACCAATCAGATAGCAGCATGTCCTCCACCCGACAAATGCCAATTGGAATACATCCAATCGTGTCTCGGGACAAGCGTCTCACAGCCTTATtaattgtgaatttctcttggagatcaataaagtatctgttttcaaatgcaaacaCTCAACAAGAATAAAACCTGTTGCGTTGTGGAGAGCACATACTGGGCTTGAACAGTTAATTCATCAACAAGGTTACCATATCTTCACTGAGGGTGAAAATGCATCTCACACTCAAAATCTCTAACAATGTTATTACGCTTAGAAAAAACACAGGTCACCTATAAATGAAGTCATAACACAACATGTAAAAGATACCATGATTTTTCCAAACATAAGACATATATAagatatacatatttattttaaatcctTCACTCAAAGATTCACTGTTTTATTGAGTGTTATGTACTACAATATAACAAcctaaaaatggcagaaaaatcACTGTACATTTAACCTGACGTGGGACAAACTAGAATGACATTCAACATTTAGCAAAATGAGACTGCGGTGGCGTGAGTGGACAAGGTGTGGATGGAGAGTTTTTCTTCATTATCATGTAAACACTGCTGCATGACCGTTTTCCTGACACCTTCCCCAGCACcctaaaacataataaaaagacagatgaaaaataataacatttttggaaaacagaacacacacaaacttcATTCAACAAAATACCCGCACAAAAAAGACGATTAATGCAACGACAAGGTTGTCATATCTTCACTAATGGTGAAAGTGTACACGTACGAAATAATGTAAGTcctattaatccgttccagaaagctaaaaacacatttttatagttttacaattacaatttgacatgcagaaaacaattcacaatgcatataaatacatataaatgaggaatgatgggataagaacattaaaggttacttttaccttcattgacaacgtgattcttgacgactgtccccaaagacacaatgtggcagcgagatcaagtgccaccgccttcctgttttgacatgagttgtttcttgaattcaatagtgtttctccgCTCAATACTGTAACCttaaatggagccaaagaaagtaaacagtgccagcattttaatAAGAAGGTGggaactgttgaattcaagaaacaactcatgacaaaacaggaagatggtgtccgtttGGTGtcccgctgccacatcgtgtctttgggaatagTAGTCTTAAATgatggtaaaagtaaccttaaatgttcatttagcccgtCCATTCAtcattatatgcatttataattgttttatgcatataaAAGTATAATCATAAAACTGTAACAACATGtttcgtgttaacatttttgagagtcaaccggtGATGACGTCGTAGATGAGTGACTTAACTTCCatttccggttgccattttgttcgctagCTAATACGATGCTAATGAGGAATGATgttttctgttaaaaaaaaacaaaattaagaatacagatggactcacgcagtgaaCAAGaagcgcgccatattgtacgctaactgcagaatgcatgcaaactggGGCAAAATTGTGGAGTATATTTTCGACGTTAACAAAGAAACACACTAACCGGAGcggatgctaactgaggttccacagtACGTGCGTTAGCGCCAAGTGAGGCATACGTAGTGCTGTAGATGAAAGAAAGCTTGCtacttttcctttcctttcaatAAGAAGCTTATTCAGTACAGAGCAGTGATTCTATTGTACAAGTAATGTGCGTAAATAAAAAGTATATTCATTTTGCGAGTTTTGTGAGATGTTTGCTAAGGAAACAGTGTAATGATCATCATGGTCATGATAGTTTTTCCACTGGGCTTGATgggtctgcctagcaacaagtggtgaTGCAAACGTACAGTATGATGTGATAAGACTTTTCATTTGAGAAATTCTGTTGTTCGACATTGCTGCACTCAAAGTTATATCATTAGTCATTTCGACTTTTTTGTGGGCTGTTCCCTTTCTTGCTGCATTCTTACTGTagattatgttgttatgttgaCTAAATGTTTGAATTTAGGTGATCGTgtaatacatacagtaggtgACTATAagaacaacatactgtatgactaTTTGCTGATGTTAAAAACCTAGAAAGATGGTCAactgtatatagtgtatgtatttttttggattaaaaaaatacactgacTGGGTCTATTTTATAGAGGCTTTCCTCGCTGGGTGTCTTCCCTATATTGTTCTGTTCCCCATCCGCTCCCACCACCTCACTCTCGCTGTGGCGTCATGGTAATGTGATGAGTTTAACTGTGTGTCAAATTATCTTGACTCATTTTTAGAAGCTGTGGAGCGGCGCGCTGACATCATCTCGAACCCCCACCAAGAACCCCCTCCTCACCCAAAGGTGCTCCTTGACTAATCCCTTGTTTTCCCCTTGAGGGACCCTCCCAAGTATAGCTGTGCCTCCTTTGGACCATACCCAGAAGCACACTCTTAATCATGTCATCCACAGGCTGTAGTTCAGACTTGGAATGACAGCACTCCTTTGGTAATGTGATCTGACCACAAGCGGGCAGATGGAAATACAGGTGCGAATGCATCCCAACACACTGAGGATGCATTCAAGATCAGACCTCTAGAGTGATCAGGGAGGCATGTGACCCCATTTACATTACAATGAAggtcaactttgtttttgtcagcCAACTTGGACCAGACACTGAGGCTCTGTCCTTAAGGTTAAAGAGGACTCTGCAAGACATCAGGTCATGGTTTCACGGTATTACCATAACGTATTTGATAGAGGaactcactggacacttcattaggttaCACCTGGGTGATCTTATTAGGTCCTATACAATAaaattaggggtgcaacaatatAGAAAATTCACGGTTTGGTACAATACTTTAGTGCAGGGTTCGGCTATTTTAATAAAGATatcgaattaaaaaataaacaggaaattattcagaaaatgaaatgaaagaatgcctgtCTCTGCAAAGACTAAATATAATACAAGTCAGAAGGCTGTTGCTGCTCAAGTTGCTCAGATGTTACTTAAATCCATTTTCTGCACCGCTTGTCTTCATCAGGGTAGCGGGCATGccggagcccatcccagctgaccttttGGTCAAGAGGCAGGGCACAACGAGGACTGGTCGCAGATTTTACCCAAAGTTCACCTTTAAGCAATGAAATAGTCACTTTTTGGCATATCAGTGTGAGCAGTTTAATGTTTGTGTCTGAGAAAGAACTACACAACCAAGACTATTTCACCTCTTTCGTTGGGTTTGTTGGATCATATAACCAGAAGGGATATTACCCCATTAATAGGGGTGttacgagacactcagttcacgagacgagacgatacatgagattgggtctaagagaacgagattttaactttattttttaagaaaagtaccatgaaaaaatatgactggacaaacagagtTTTTTATTTCACTGGGTCACAAATCAATGCAGTTGCATTTTGAaaagtttattgtttattgttccacaaatgattatataactttttttgagaccaaatgaaCCACTCATGTTatcataatatatcataataataattatatattagggatgttgtgatgcactcagctttgccgcttatcctcactagggttgcgggtatgctggagcctatcctatcCCAGCCTATCCCTGGActgggcacatagagacaaacactcacattcatacctatggagaatttagagtcggcaattaacctaacatgcatgattttggaatgtggggggaaaccggagtacccggagaaaacccacgcaaactccacacagagatgcccaacggagaacccaggtcttcccgatctcatgactgtgtggccaacatgctaaccactaggccaccgtgcggccacgcCACtaccatattacgtgtattgtcattcacagtagtgatgccatagCTCACAATCTGATAGACTTCTGGTTGACCTCTTCCCGTGAGATAGCTTTTCTCATAACAAGAAATATTGTCACGTATTAATCTCGCAAGTCTCATAACACCCCTGCCCATTAATATACTGTAGGACAGGTTTCTATTTCACATGGCTCACATGGCTCAAAGGTTCGGCAAGTTAGTACACAACCGAGGAGGAATTACAAAACTAATTTTAAGCGTCCTTTTTGTCTtaagaaatattttttgaaaaacgtgtcttgaaaaagaggccTTGACTAATATTGGGGTCAATGTGGTCATTTCATCACACGTAATCTCACAGTTGATGGCCTACATTTATGATGATTGTCTCGTCATTTATGTTTACTGTCTCTTTATTCCACAATCCATTGATTGTCTTCGGCCTTACCTCTGAAGTTTTAAGTGTTGCTTTATTTGCCCTTCTCCTTGTCAGCTTCTGCCAGAATAACCTCTGTTATAGAAAGAAATATGGCATTTTACTATTTCTGtaaatgtgatttaaaatatcatatgaTGTGGTCTTCTTAATTGGCTTTATTGTTTGCACATACGTTTGACCTCCAGCTTGCAGGAGACAGTGGCCTCTCCTTGAGCGTTCTTTGCTCTGCATGTGTAGACTCCCCCATCAAAACTGCAAGGCTTGCGGATCTCTAGGGAGCAAATGCCCTGGTTGGAGATCTGACGAAACTTGGGGTCGTCACCAATGACCATCTTATTTTTAAGCCACTCGATTTTGGGCTGAGAAAGAAGAACAAGAGGATTAGTGTTAGTGGTTAGTGGTGGTGTTGTGGTCCTAAATCAACCAGTCGCCCAAGGATCCCCATCAGTCCTTGCAGAGGGTTACTGTCCAGTACAGGGAGAGTAACTTGAAACTGTTCTTGACACCAGGAACGTACCACTCTGCATTTCCATATGCATTTCTTATTTGAAACTCATGGTCAGGCTTCATACAAAAGGAACCTTGCATATTCACTTGGATATTCACAGCAGAGCTCATGCTTTTCAGAATTGTTTGCCACATTCAGCTCTTAGTGTCTATTCATAACTTATTTACTTTAGGGAAGTTAGAGAACTGACATAATGGTGTAAATGAAGAAGAACATACAGTTGTTACAGTGTGAAAATGTTGCTGAAATCAAGTATGATCAACAGAAGGTAATTTGTTAAAGCATCACTTCTTCCCTTGTCTGCCTCATTAATGATGGAAGCACTTGATGCAACATTTTCATATTCCTATTTGTAATATATTAAAAGGTGCTGTTTCTTTTCGGTttccaaattacacttttttaaaataaaaaaaacaccacgggctagcatatgttaccaatagtggtctAAAAGAACTAATTTAACAAAGAAATGTCTGTATATGTCACAATTCAAAGTTAAGCTTTGTAAAAATTGTTGTGCGGGCAAAATAAGATGACTCGCATTCATGGCTGTCTGGTATACACATACGCAACAGCAGTCTCAGCGAAGCTACCGACAATTTGCAGCCATTGTGTGGTTATGGTGGACTATACGTTCATTGATAGTGAGTTATACGGTAGCAgccaaactttgccaaatcgctattaTTAGCTGACACTAAACATAATTAatgcgcctgtgtgtgtgtgtgtgtgtgtgttacttggGTCATCTCTTGCAACGGCATAGCAGGAAGAGGGCTGGTTTATAATGCTTAAAGCACATTCAAAAGTTGGTGACaccatgcagtacctaaccaaggcagacagcgCCTTtaaactcacacacgccacacacaacacacgcacaaacttataactccatttatttatttatttattcattcattcattcattggtattcatgtctcttctgttgttgttgcttaatttattggtattaatgtttcctatgttcttattcattttcttgttttctttcttttttgggagaatgaacagaacaagaatttcattgcatagcagaactacctgttttactgtgcatatgacaataaaactcttgaaactTGAAAATTCTCACAGTAGAATTCCTTTAGACCTTTAGCACTTCCGAAAGACATTGCCAAATCTGGTGGaggtaggcctgtcatgataacaaatttgtcttacaaattattgccgacgatattattgtcaagaTTATTTTGAAACATCTTTTCCTtcatataatgataatatatggcataataatgtgagtacaccgtatcaaaagcaataaactttagtTCCtttacattgtaattggaatgttaagagcttttaaataaaattaaacaatatatCATTATATTTTTACCTGTAAATAACGTGCAGTGTGCAGTGTCAAGGACTATAGTGAGTTGTGTGTTTATTAATATGGTCAACACTTGAAATGTCCTGTTATTTCCTGATCAGAGGCATAACCTCTGTGACATAATGACAATGGACAATGTCCCCTGGagaatggaaaatgaaactggTGTCGGAGTCAGTTCGCAGGCAACACGGTTCCACCCCGGCCTCGAACTCAATCCAGCACCAACACCAACACCAAAGTTtgctacagtggaaaaggggtatgtGTGTACACTCGCTAATGCCTCGCTAGTGCCAATAAACACGCAtgtacatgtcaatttattgcggccggcaaaattatccagtttgtgtttatttatttatcgtgcggttaattgattgattgattattgtgacaggcctgggTGGAGGGTAGTAGTGTCTAACATTGGTACATTGGTTTCTATTGAGTCTTCCCTCTAGAGGAGATGAGCTAAACCGTGTCAGCTAAATGCCTCTGTCAGCACAAACAGGGCTATTGGATCCCCTCTGGGGTCAAGTATTCAGGACTGTACTGTCCTTTCCGTCGTGGATAAACAAAACACTCACATGTCATGAATAGGATGAAGAATGAGTCATCTAACCACAGAATGTTTTTAAACATCTCTGTCAACTTGTGATACACCGTACTTTTCACACTACCCTACCCTTATTGGTAGTTTTAGGCACCAAAGGGCTACAAAACGTCATATATTACAATCTATATTAATGGACACTAGCTGGACAATAATGCTGTTCTCCATACTTTCTGATCCGTAATAAGGACACTACAAGTGTTGAGTTTTTGTAACTCAAGCCGACctgtcatactgtatgtgcaccaGTAGTCATCAACAAGCTAATAAATGAGGAAACAGAAtaaaacattacttttaatCCAAAAAGCCACACATGGTAGTCATGTAAAACATGTAGTCCAAATAAGCATATTTTAGCTTTTAGGAAAGTAGTTTGGAAAAGAACATCCAAGAAATATGTACCCTTGACCCCAGCTTTCTGCAGCATGTGGGACTGATTGTCATTAGTAAGACTCCCACTGTGACTGGCAGAGCGCTGATGAGGAACATGCACATACAGGCTCAACCTTTGACCTTGGCTACTTCTGCCATCTTGGTTCTAATATCTGTTAAAACCTAGAGGACTGGCATTGTGTGACGTTCccggaaaaaaaataaattagctTGTATTGATTTTACCTTTGACCTCAGCTGCAGCACCTAGAGTGTCAGACAGTTTTTTTCAGAGAGCGTTTGTTGAGTGTGCCAGGAAAGTCACTGTCAGTCACTGATAACTGTGCTACAGCGTAGTGACAAAAATAGCACCCTCTTGATAAAGCAACATCTCCACTTAGCCATGAGAGGACAACAAACTATTCTCTTATCGTTATGTTGTCCCTGCTGAGCTTCCAACACACTTTGACTCCATCTCTTTGTCATAAGATAGCAGACCATGCGTTTATGCATGGACTTCCTGGACAGCTGCGAGAGATAGTGGCCCATAAACACGTGCAATATAAATCCCCAACTTGCATGAGTGTGAAATAATGTAATTCCTATAAAAGTCCTATGAAAGGAATGAAAGAACAAGATCCCTTACAAAGCATTGGTGCGCATGTTTACAGCAGCTTATGCTCAAGTGCTCTTATTGCAGAATTTGAGCCAGCTGCTACTGAGAAGTGGCCCACAAGACTCATTTAGACATGACGGGTCTGCGTTCATAGATGTTCATTTCAGGGTTGGGGTGTGACTCGTCACTTGGGCCGTTATCCCAAAACACAGGAATCCGCTTGAATGCCCGTGATGagccaggcttgtactggttaAGCCATATTCCATAAACACTCAGGTCAAATGAATGCAACATAAAAAGAAACATCTCCTACTATTACACACCAGGTCCAGCTCCCTGTTCCTGTTGTCTTTATGATGCAGTCATACTGTGGCGCTCCAGGCAATTTGTGTTCGACAAGTCCAATTTGATTTGTCTGAGCCCCACTGGCATGGCCATCCAAATCCTTGGTGAGAAGCCAAGGACAGCTAGGACGCATAATCAAACTTATTTCCACCTCTGCCTGTCATTTAAGCCGGCTGTGTCAGGCAGACAACTGTAAAGATATGTTTAACCAGAGTAGGAGCCACCACCATCAATAATGCGAGACCTGCTGAAACTTCACACCGTCATAGTAGCACTAGTATTCCTGCACAACAGACAAACGACAAAGATATCTCAATCAAAAAGGCATAACAAAATAGCCATTCTTCATCATGTTtgactatatatactgtatatgctgtcaAACAGTTGCTGGACACATTTTATTGAATGAGAACATTGtcaaattactgtattttttctggTATAAGAAGCGGCATAAGGAACAAAACCCAAAGAAAAGGGACACTTTATGCAGGTTGAGACAAAATAACTACAAGGCTGTCTGACCTTGGGACATCCACGAACGGAGCACAGCAGCTTGGTGGTGTATCCAACAGTAGCTGCCCGGTCATTCAGCGGTGTGGTGAATTTGGGCGCCTCGCTGAAGTCATGCTCTGGGTACTCGGGTGGCTTGTACACAATGCCTGTGAACACATGAAGACAAAATACAATATCAGTATAGATGCCAAACCAAATAATACAAGTACCCTGAACTATGGTAGTTGCCACCCCGACAATATCACAATGAATACTCTACATCTTTTAAGAAACACCTTTTCATCAATTTATCAATAAAGTGTTAGGCTAGACCCTTTAGCGCCCATGAATCTTACTTCTTCAACAGACCAAGACATTTTGGGATCATTCTGTACTTCCAAATTAGACGTGATTGGTTTGGGGAAGGCCCTTTTCTTTTCCAGCATTACATCCCAAACATTCCAGTGAGCAAAGTCACACCATAGCAATTTATTCACGTCACACACCCTTTTCTCTGCCAGTTGTCTTCACATTTTCTGTGACCCTCCTAAATTTTAATTCTGCAGTAGCTGAGCCATGGCCATCACTGTGccaagagcttcgtcagcagtTAAACACAATCATGTGTGTCCTACTTACTTACTGCAGCTCTGTAAAAGGAAAGTCACTGAAGTAACCACTCATATTGGAGCCTGCGGCGCTGAAACCCTTCACCACATGGACAAATAATATACCTGCTGGAACTAAAGGGGAGTAAGCACCTGTCTTCTGTATTGTAGCCACGTCCTTGGTGATCGCATTCTTCTCACTGACACCCACTTTGTTCACAGAAAACACTCTGAAGGAGTATGAGTTTCCCATGATGAGATCAGAGATGGTGGCAGTTAGCCTGTGGTAGTGTTCCAGCACTGTGAACCAGTCCTGGGGGAAGGGATAATGTGGATTCATTAGATCAACAATTGTGAGCCATTTACAATCAGCTATCACCCAGACATTACACATTTTGAAAccaataaaattcaaatgaaccaGCTGTGTTGCTTCTGACCTATGACCACAACTACCTCAAGTGCTATATTTTCTCCCCAAAATAAATATCCTTGCCAACAATAGATGCTTCATATGCTTTGTAGTTTGATAGTATGTCACTCAAAATTAGCAGGTTTTGACATAGTGTACTTATCCCTATAAATTGTGAGCACTGACAGGGAACTTGCGGCGACAGTGTAAAGTTTGACCTCAGCTGAAGCAGTCACCTTGCGGCAGACATCCTTCAAAGTCGGTAGGGTTCTTGCTTTGACAGAGAACagtcattccaaaaaaaaataaatggctaATAGATTGCAGATACTATTTGGTCCTATATTTACCACTAAAGAGTAcggttagttagttagttagtagGATTATGCTCAAAATGTTTagtgtttccatccatccattttctatactgctcttcctcattagggtcacgggtaagcagggtacatcctggactggttgccagccaatcgcaggacacatatagacacacaaccattcacactcacattcacacccctggacaattttgagtctccaattaacataacatgcatatttttggggtGTGGTAGGAAGCCAGTGTACCCAGAGaaaccacacacactcacggggagaacatgcaaactccacacagagatgcccaaatggagatttgaagcctcagtctcctgactgtgcagcCCTAGTGTTTCcagatattatataatattgtatGTGAGCCATGTATGTGAGCCAAACTGTGAATGGCATCTTTACTATTGGCTGCCAACAGTAAGTAATAATAGTAAGTCATTACGATGACATGTGGTTAGTTCAGAGAACTAACACGTGAGCACATACCCCAGTCTTCCTGTCCGCCTTCTGGACAATGTACCCAGTGATCTCTGTGTTGCCATTGTCCTTGGGAGGAGTCCATTCCAGTGCGGCGTTGAAGCCCCAGCAGTCCACCAGCTTAACACTAGCaggaggaccaggcagctctgtGGATACATGTTGGAATTGGATAGACAGTATATTGCTtgtctccaaaaatgtcaacaacgTGGTATTCTTAAAGCAACACTACTTAAGTAAGCTCACATGTTCAATGAAAGCAAATGACATAGAGTCTAGGTCAGTGGTCATTGTTGTCAGCAGTGAGTGCAATGTATGCTAGCAAGCGCTTTGGTTACTTTTGGAACAAGTCAAGTCCTGtgagatttgtgtgtgtgtgttgacaagtCCCAATATGTCAATGTGTGAATTTGCCAACGCTTGTTTACACACGTGCCAATGTGTATGTGGCATGTGCACCTCACCAACAATCTGAAGGGTGATGGTGGCTTTGTCTTCAAAGCTGTCCACCTTCACAGTCATCTCATAAACGCCCGAGTCCTCCCTCTGAGAACTGCGGATAAATAGGATGCTGTCCTTGTCACTGTTCCTGATGTTGACCCTCTTTGGGTCCAAAGGCTGACCGTCCTTCAGCCAGGACACCACTGGTTTGGGCTTTCCCTGGGGCATTACATGGATAGATCAacgaaatgaatgaaaacatgtcGGGCAAATTACAGTTCACTACAGTATTTGCAGTATGAAATTTGGGCTTACAAGGAATGGAATGACCAAGTTGATTTGGTCTCCAACTTGTTTGACAATGCGGTTGCGGAGATTGCGAGGCACTTTGATTTTTGGACGGGCTGCAAGACAAAGTCAAGCAAGTTTATCTTCTGCTCAtctttgatctgtttttatttttcagctcCCATCGGCACGGCCACCCTCTGCTTGTCACATGAGTGACAGCTAATGTGTGAGTCAACCACATGACAGAGAGTGGGCAGTGTAACAGTGG
Above is a genomic segment from Dunckerocampus dactyliophorus isolate RoL2022-P2 chromosome 1, RoL_Ddac_1.1, whole genome shotgun sequence containing:
- the mybpha gene encoding myosin binding protein Ha isoform X1, whose product is MPGKPAPIKKSAAKMAAEKAAEPESSPVEASPAETPAEATPSTEGGEAPPAAPAENSREGSSPAAEPTAECDAAAAATDAPVADAPAAPAESATVEELPKAPTPPPPAVPTSAPLEVSVEDVNDSSLTIKWKMPDNIGDSGLDGYTIEYCKDGTTDWVVANEELTPANRYCIKDLTAGDMLLVRVVAINPGGRSEPGTLSQAVPIREVVARPKIKVPRNLRNRIVKQVGDQINLVIPFLGKPKPVVSWLKDGQPLDPKRVNIRNSDKDSILFIRSSQREDSGVYEMTVKVDSFEDKATITLQIVELPGPPASVKLVDCWGFNAALEWTPPKDNGNTEITGYIVQKADRKTGDWFTVLEHYHRLTATISDLIMGNSYSFRVFSVNKVGVSEKNAITKDVATIQKTGIVYKPPEYPEHDFSEAPKFTTPLNDRAATVGYTTKLLCSVRGCPKPKIEWLKNKMVIGDDPKFRQISNQGICSLEIRKPCSFDGGVYTCRAKNAQGEATVSCKLEVKQVILAEADKEKGK
- the mybpha gene encoding myosin binding protein Ha isoform X2; the encoded protein is MPGKPAPIKKSAAKMAAEKAAEPESSPVEASPAETPAEATPSTEGGEAPPAAPAENSREGSSPAAEPTAECDAAAAATDAPVADAPAAPAESATVEELPKAPTPPPPAVPTSAPLEVSVEDVNDSSLTIKWKMPDNIGDSGLDGYTIEYCKDGTTDWVVANEELTPANRYCIKDLTAGDMLLVRVVAINPGGRSEPGTLSQAVPIREVVARPKIKVPRNLRNRIVKQVGDQINLVIPFLGKPKPVVSWLKDGQPLDPKRVNIRNSDKDSILFIRSSQREDSGVYEMTVKVDSFEDKATITLQIVELPGPPASVKLVDCWGFNAALEWTPPKDNGNTEITGYIVQKADRKTGDWFTVLEHYHRLTATISDLIMGNSYSFRVFSVNKVGVSEKNAITKDVATIQKTGIVYKPPEYPEHDFSEAPKFTTPLNDRAATVGYTTKLLCSVRGCPKEY